A genomic stretch from Spiroplasma endosymbiont of Clivina fossor includes:
- a CDS encoding PQQ-binding-like beta-propeller repeat protein translates to MKKLLSLLSTITIASSGMAGIVANSPYEKQEQQTKLKNINYKRQKRSNNENNKINRTKIVITTKGEIFANGLVLNNKVYFSSKDHNVYEYDPVTKEQKIIIITKGEVWTSGVVLNKKLYFGSDDYNVYEYDPATEQQKIVITANSWIRSSGVVLNNKVYFGSTDQNVYEYDPATGQQKIVITTKGEIFASGVILNNKVYFGSFDNNVYEYDPVIKEQKIIIKTKGVVQSSGVVLNNKVYFGSTDQNVYEYDPATGQQKIVIRTNGGIWSSGAVLNNKIYFGSEDHNVYEYDPITRKQKIVIVTNLWVGSPGLVFNNKLYIGSADQNIYEYDPVTEQQKIIIKTEGRVQSSGVVLNNKIYFGSFDNNVYEYSEYNLNSNLGQINDNSDNAILNELNYLNPDLDISLLEIVNKTNNPAIIKEKNNSKYFGELTVNYKIKNKGEINDINLNELIKRSVFFKFRDENPNLIFKEISNVNSNNLNFSNTEITKQENSFLWSNVPKNVCSDREIINKTPNTRSFNVPACEYNSKSKLVFQITTGLTKTKQENKLNGWNINSDDEMKLTDFTNINNKNSEIINVLSNEFYLSNTNKQEQEMILSIFKEPADKFELNPNEKLKITYPVRIITSKVILNLKQKITGNITAKIIDDNNKEQIVTLSITEVMQILQKYSLLPNEITIDKNNDKITFNGEAFFSSEREGPVRTNTVTTIV, encoded by the coding sequence ATGAAAAAATTACTTAGTTTATTAAGTACAATAACAATAGCAAGTAGTGGAATGGCGGGAATCGTTGCCAATAGTCCTTATGAAAAACAAGAGCAACAAACTAAATTAAAAAACATAAATTATAAAAGACAAAAACGAAGTAATAATGAAAATAATAAAATAAATAGAACAAAGATTGTAATTACAACAAAAGGTGAAATTTTTGCTAATGGACTTGTTTTAAACAACAAAGTATATTTTAGTTCAAAAGATCATAATGTTTATGAATATGATCCCGTAACCAAAGAACAAAAAATTATTATTATTACAAAAGGTGAAGTTTGAACTTCTGGGGTGGTGTTAAATAAAAAACTATATTTTGGTTCAGATGATTATAATGTTTATGAATATGACCCCGCCACAGAACAACAAAAAATTGTCATTACAGCAAATTCTTGAATAAGATCTTCTGGGGTGGTGTTAAATAATAAGGTTTATTTTGGTTCAACAGATCAAAATGTTTATGAATATGATCCTGCCACAGGACAACAAAAAATTGTCATTACAACAAAGGGCGAAATTTTTGCTAGTGGCGTTATTTTAAATAATAAGGTTTATTTTGGTTCGTTTGATAATAATGTTTATGAATATGATCCTGTAATCAAAGAACAAAAAATTATTATCAAAACAAAAGGAGTAGTCCAATCTTCTGGGGTGGTGTTAAATAATAAGGTTTATTTTGGTTCAACAGATCAAAATGTTTATGAATATGATCCTGCCACAGGACAACAAAAAATTGTTATTAGAACAAACGGAGGAATTTGATCTTCCGGCGCTGTATTAAACAATAAAATATATTTTGGTTCAGAAGATCATAATGTTTATGAATACGATCCAATTACAAGAAAGCAAAAAATTGTTATTGTTACAAATTTATGAGTTGGTTCTCCTGGTTTAGTTTTCAATAATAAATTATATATTGGTTCAGCAGATCAAAATATATATGAATATGATCCAGTAACAGAACAACAAAAAATTATTATCAAAACAGAAGGAAGAGTCCAATCTTCTGGAGTGGTGTTAAATAATAAGATATATTTTGGTTCATTTGATAATAATGTATATGAATATAGTGAGTATAATTTAAATTCAAATTTGGGACAAATTAATGATAATTCTGATAATGCAATTTTAAATGAATTAAATTATTTAAATCCTGATTTAGATATTTCATTATTAGAAATAGTTAATAAAACAAATAATCCAGCGATAATAAAAGAAAAAAATAATAGTAAATATTTTGGTGAACTTACTGTTAATTACAAAATTAAAAATAAAGGTGAAATTAATGATATTAATTTAAACGAATTAATTAAAAGATCAGTATTTTTTAAGTTTCGAGATGAAAATCCAAATTTAATATTTAAAGAAATAAGTAATGTTAATAGTAATAATTTAAATTTTTCAAATACTGAAATAACAAAACAAGAAAATTCATTTTTATGATCTAATGTTCCTAAAAATGTATGTTCTGATAGAGAAATTATCAATAAAACTCCAAATACAAGATCATTTAATGTACCCGCTTGTGAATATAATTCAAAATCAAAATTAGTATTTCAAATTACAACAGGATTAACTAAAACAAAACAAGAAAATAAATTAAATGGTTGAAACATAAATTCTGATGATGAAATGAAATTAACAGATTTTACAAATATAAATAATAAAAATTCTGAAATCATTAATGTATTATCAAATGAATTTTATTTATCAAACACAAATAAACAAGAACAAGAAATGATTTTAAGTATTTTTAAGGAACCCGCTGATAAATTTGAACTTAATCCCAATGAAAAATTAAAAATTACTTATCCAGTAAGAATAATTACATCTAAAGTTATATTAAATTTAAAACAAAAAATTACAGGAAATATTACTGCCAAAATAATTGATGATAACAATAAAGAACAAATAGTTACATTATCAATTACAGAAGTAATGCAAATTTTACAAAAATATAGTTTATTACCCAATGAAATTACTATAGATAAAAACAATGATAAAATAACATTTAACGGTGAAGCATTTTTTTCATCAGAGAGAGAAGGGCCAGTAAGAACAAATACAGTTACTACTATAGTATAA
- a CDS encoding IS256 family transposase — protein MTKKIKKEPDAIDKVVDYFLENIDNPQDLFKGNTIFQEFTKKLTERMLNTEIKDYLETDENHNKRNGNTQKTIITKNGSIAIDVPRDRNSTFEPVIIPKRQRRFDNFDQKVISLYARGMTISDIKAQLQEFYHGAEISESLISQITDDVIEEVKMWQTKPLEKIYPIVYFDCIVVKVKQDKRIINKAVYLVLGINLDGLKDILGMWISENEGAKFWLNNLTEMKNRGLQDILVACSDNLTGMSDAIEAVFPKTQHQLCIVHQIRNSLKFVPYKDRKLVANDLKSIYTAINEEIALIALDHFSEKWNKKYPQITKSWKNNWNNLIIFLEYPQEFRRIIYTTNAIESVNSQLRKVIKNKKIFPNDASVFKIFYLAFQNMVKKWTMPIQNWGSAISHLMIKFEDRVNLS, from the coding sequence ATGACAAAAAAAATAAAAAAAGAACCTGACGCAATTGATAAAGTTGTTGATTATTTTTTAGAAAATATTGATAATCCACAAGATTTATTTAAAGGCAATACTATTTTTCAGGAATTTACCAAAAAATTAACTGAACGAATGTTAAATACGGAAATTAAAGATTATCTTGAAACTGATGAGAATCATAATAAAAGAAATGGCAACACACAAAAAACCATTATTACTAAAAATGGTTCAATCGCAATTGATGTACCAAGAGATCGAAATAGTACTTTTGAACCAGTAATTATTCCAAAAAGACAAAGAAGATTTGATAACTTTGATCAAAAAGTAATTTCTTTATATGCAAGAGGAATGACAATTTCTGATATCAAAGCACAATTGCAAGAATTCTATCACGGAGCAGAAATTTCAGAAAGTTTAATTAGTCAAATAACTGATGATGTTATTGAAGAAGTTAAAATGTGACAAACTAAACCTTTAGAGAAGATTTATCCGATTGTTTATTTTGATTGTATTGTTGTTAAAGTAAAGCAAGATAAACGAATAATAAATAAAGCAGTTTATCTTGTCTTAGGAATTAATTTAGATGGTTTAAAAGATATTTTAGGAATGTGAATTAGTGAGAATGAGGGAGCCAAATTTTGACTTAATAATCTTACGGAAATGAAAAATCGTGGGTTACAAGATATTCTTGTTGCTTGTAGTGATAATTTAACTGGGATGTCTGATGCAATAGAAGCTGTTTTCCCAAAAACACAGCATCAATTATGCATTGTTCATCAAATTCGCAATAGTTTAAAATTTGTTCCTTACAAAGATCGCAAACTTGTAGCTAATGATTTAAAATCAATTTATACAGCAATTAATGAAGAAATAGCGTTAATTGCTTTAGATCATTTTTCAGAAAAATGAAATAAAAAGTATCCACAAATTACTAAATCATGAAAAAATAACTGAAATAATTTAATAATTTTTCTTGAATATCCTCAGGAATTTAGAAGAATTATTTACACAACTAATGCGATTGAATCTGTTAATAGTCAATTAAGAAAAGTCATTAAGAATAAAAAGATTTTTCCTAATGACGCATCAGTTTTTAAAATATTTTATTTAGCATTTCAAAATATGGTTAAGAAATGAACGATGCCAATTCAAAATTGGGGTAGTGCAATTTCACATTTAATGATAAAATTTGAGGACAGAGTGAATTTAAGTTAA